CATGTAGTGTACACCATTACACTTCAttgcattaactgtgtttttaacattacaacttctctGCATAACGGCACGTctctatttaattaattaatggaaaagaacacaaatgaaatattttctgtgtggtacatgtatttcgttttctcattcatagcgattacgggggataactctatttgaataCGAAACCACCTGTTGAGCTAATGGACGCCATACCCCGTATTTACAAatagctttcaaagtataacttgattaaatgaaatttagcaataaggtattaataaaatataaaaggatTGGTAAATTTATACTTAGTTCTATCAGACAGAACTACAGaggttggtgttgcaattaaatttacactatgtaAAATTATGATATGTAACGATAAACCGACGAATACGGAATAGACCAATcagccacaaaacacagatatattttttaaaattgcataaaatatatatgttaagcaaatctaataactttaattactcttttaactttctacatcgatattctgaaagtatatacttaatacgaTGACTTTCTTAAAAAGCTAGTGACcatactttcactatagtaTTAAATCATCAATTGAAATTCGGCTTATCCCCCAATTCGGGTAGTCTAaggatttttcctgaattttgtcTGAATATGAGCAATTCCGCCTATGCCCCACATCAACATATGCCCCGAAAAACATGGTAAACATGAGGGTTCTTTAAATTATTACACATCTTCTATATGTACATAGTCCTTGCAAAAATgtagtggttttaaaattatcttatgTACTCAATACACATGGTTCCTGTTAAAGATGTGATTTCTAAAATtatcttatcacttcaaaatagACTGGTCTTGATAACAAGAAGGTTTCTAAAATTATCTTACCACTTCAATATCACAGGAAACTGTTGAGGCATGAAAAAGACAAATAAGGTTGATCACTGCAAACACATACAGCCCTGTCACATGCTGGGGGATGGGGCAGTCTACTGGCATTGTCCTGTAAGATACCTCATGATTAACATTTACTGAAACAGTTTACTTACATCTCTCTGTACAATACTATAAGATTAACACAGTATAATATTGGAACGCAAGATATTCAGACATGCTTCAACACCATTTTGATTCGACTATGTCTATAAACAGTTAATTTCTTATGATCTGACAATGCATCTCTTATGCAACTTGGACACTTGTAATAACATTGATGATAGATTAATTCACATGTAGTCTGTATGAAATTGAAACTACAGTACCTCTGTACCATGGAAGCCTTGAAACATATAACAATGCTTTATTTCAACTTTCTGtttcatatcaatatcaatatgtTTAATGGCAAATGAATGGCTGTCAAGTCAAACAAAAGTTAATTGATATTgtgtaacaaaaataaacaataacaaactgATACCACTAGCCACTGCCAGTCTGACAAGTCATGAAGTTTATCACTTTACTTTCTATCCTTTGTTAAagttaaatagaaaaattacctgaattaaaaaaaacctccgTAATGAAGTTTTGATCCGctatttacataataatttatGCCAAATGACTGACTTAGACTTCAAAAACATGGCTGCCCTTCTTGTTTTTCTCCTGACAAATTTATTTCCGGTGATTGTCGGTGGGAAATATTAATTCcggattctctctctctctctctctctctctctctctctctctctctctctctctctctctaatatatataaaaatctatTTGTTATTTCCCTTACATGTTAACAAATGAATTATTTGAATAGGTTATACCAGTACTGACGTAAATTcgtaaattataataaaaagaacAGAGAGAACATGCAGTTATGCAACTAATATATATAACCTTCTGTAATAGCCTATGCCACAACTTGAGAACAAAATAAGAATCACTagaagcaaataaaaaaaaattagacaatTGCTTTATCAAATCCATTCCTGTACATGATAGCGACTGtgtctttttaaaattgacataaacataaaatatgtataattgtaatatatttCTCTTCTTAAAAAATTAGTCGTCAGTTGCACCTAGCAAAGAATGATGGTTGTAAAACATACACAATTAAATTATAGCCCTTTAGCGcaagcaatacatgtactataaattAGTACAGTGCATATTGGTTCGCAACGGCTACGGGTACCTTCCTGGAGCGTACAAGAGTCTACGGATTCGCAATTTGATTGAAATCAAACCTTCAAAAACTCCTTTATTTTGATTGGCACGCAGAAATCAAAATACCGGTAAACGGAGCTTGTAGGGGTTCTATTTAAATCAGATTTTCTCATTcgaaaaatcttgacaagtaaAAAACTACTAAAAATActaaaacaaatcaatatagcaaaaaaacaaaaaaccaacaaaaacaaagcaaaacaaacaaacaaaaccccCGCAAACTCGCATCCAAAAAGGGGAAGGtcatcaaaattcaattttctaaaCTAGTCTGTaacttaaagaaaaatattgctGAGAGAAAAAAGTGTGTGTTGGTGTTGGGAGGGGGTGGGTGGGACAGCCCCTCTCCCCGGTCCTTCTGATGCTATGTTCCTGCCTTTGACATGCATGAGACCATTGCAACAGATGCAGTTTGACGAAAAGGAATGCTATTGAATAAAGAGAGAATATGGGGAgaattggggaggggggggggggttaggtatacatgtatgaacacgGCAGTGGGGAAGGGAAGAgaaattataaacaattaatgcattgtgtgtaatattttttgaaatacaaatctgtaaaaaaaaaaaaaaaaaacccaccccaTCCCCTTTGGAAAATTTACTGGATCGGTGCATGCCCTTCAACCCCATGTATAGACATAGATCCAAGGTCTTTCATTGGGGGTGCGGGTCGGttctgtcctcaagcacctgttgaaccgcatcttcgctagccaagtgtccgAATCGTTTTTTCTCATCTGAGAAAAACGAATCAgacacttggctagcgaagatggtagAACCGTagaatggattttttttcttactaaatcagtaatagtttatagctatGAAATGATATCTCAAAATTGTAGGTAGatcacataggcgtcggaaccgggggggggctAACCATTAGGCAAATAGCATCATATGGAGGGTTcagccccctcccccactttttctagcagcaaagataattgtccctaaatttaccttgaaagagtGAGAAGTTGTAGTCATacgcatactagccccccccccccccccccccccccacggattaggaatttcatgatttgggggaaaaaattttggtaggtaagattttattttaggaagtataggtatacacccccccccccccccccggattaggatttttatgattttgggaattagttttttttttctcaatatttctgaggattagtccagccccccactttcaatttgcttccgacgccagtggatcatatggttaatttgttgacaatcCAGTTTTCTTAAACTATCTTTTGCAATATGCAAGCcgaaaaatcttattttgtACTGTGAACATCAAATCTCAGGAATAGAAGGTtggaaaaatatcttaattgatGCCAATAAAGCTAGAGAAATTCTGAATTTAACAGTTTAACGTTAGTCTTTTCTAAatcggttttttttattttggtttcaatgcaatatatagtgaaaagaaaaaaacctgaCATACGTTTGGCACTTGAGTGCATTATTTGTGCagaatatatatgttatatttacatttggaaAGGGGGGTTAAATTTTAGTGGCGTCATAGTCACGTGATACTTTATTTATAACCAAGTAACATCCGGGCCTCTCTTTCACTCTCTCATTACCTTCAGCAGGAAAAATGGCGTCCTCCGCTAGTACAGGTGTAGAGACTGCTGCTACAGTTTCCCCTTCCAATCCATCTCTCAGACAACGAGTTAATGATTTTTGTACCTTTTTGTACAATTCAGAAGAAGGATCTGTGCTCGGAAGAACTGGAAAGAGCTGGGGTAAGTTTTGAATACTGTTCACTCCAAGACTTGTATCTTGTCCTCTGCATTCGCTTTGGCGTTCTCCTGATTGAACCGGTAAAGTTTAAACGGTCTTTAGCGATAATTAGAATGGTACATATTGTgatatttacattatataagGTTTATTCTGAATGGTAGTGATTTTTTCTATTACACGGATGGGATATTTTGAGAAATACACGGTGCAACTTCGAATGACCTTTGCAGATTGTCCTTTCGGTGTGGGGCCACATAGGGGGTACACACAAAGGAAGGCACGCTAACCTATATTTACGGATTAATCTTTATGAAGTTATGACTATTggatatttacttttattgttGTGATAAATTCAAAACTTAAACTTATACAAAGGTTTAAAGCTCTGACATGCATGTTAAAGTACATAATACACTAAAGGTTAACCACTACTCTTCTCCGTATGTATACTATTTCGCAATCAATTCAGACatactttgtttacaaaacatgtAATATTGTGAAATGTTAAGTTTGCTTATTTTCCAATGTTTTCATACTGATACTCCATGACCTTCAAAACATTGTTCAGAACTTTTTTGAGCgtattttaatatatctttGTTATGCACTATAGTTGTTTCATGTCAGGTTTGAAAATGATATGTATCaggataaaaatattttcatttcttgaatTTATTATTACACAATTTACACTTCTGTtgattttcttatttcatttaattaaacataaattttcttctttttcacattttcacaaattattaaATCATTGACTTAACTTTAAAAGACTTAGCAATAAGGTgtctcaaatatttttttttttcaaataaaatatctatATGAAAGGTTATGAGTCCAGAAAAAGTTGGCATGCTGTAAAGCCGTGTCATTTTATGGCTCTAGGAGTACTATAGCCTCAAGCTATTCACCAAGATGTCTGTattattttatgcatacatTATAGGTCACCTTCACTTTCAACTGTCATTGCGTACGTACGCTGATAGTGTGAAACAAGTGAGGGCTATTTTAATCTCCAGAGGAAATGTACTcgttttaaaactaaaatttatgacaccaaataaaaatgtcaaacaaCAATCATTTGTAAGACTATCAAAAATAATCAACTTGATTTTTGTCAAAAAGATTTAAGATTATTAGGAAAAAcgcaactttaatttttttttattagatttggaggggggggggtgaaaaaaaaaagtctagAGGAAGACAAGAATGGATGTTTTTTGTCTTCACTCAAGTTAAGCCAACTATGTGTTGTAAATCTCCTTGtgatatgaaatttaaacaGTGGCCAGCCAGACAATCATTTGTCCACCTGACTGCCCAGAGCTGTGTTTGTGTAAACTGTTATGTAATCTTGCATGACATTGCttaacatattatattttgGTCTAGGTTTTCTTTACAGCTATAGATAAATGACAAAGGCCACCTAATTCTGTGTGGAATTTGACATACTAACTTGTGTACATACCACAGTGACTGTGGAATTAAATGGACAGAAATTGGTTCACATTTTGTTAATGGCCACGATCAAGTTAATGAATCTAGTTTTATTCATCACATAATTTAAACAATGCTTGAATGTCAGACTAGTGCATTATACAGGGCTGTGTCTTCATATCAAATTTCTGTGTGTACAGAGGCAGTGAAGCAtaacatatttgatttaataaGACAATCCGCCATTGTATTTAACTTGTAATAGTTAATGGGCAGAAGCAACcataaatgttttatatgacctctaacaaacaaaatacaatgcATTTATATTGTACAACCACAGTCTGTCTGACAAAATATGTAGGCCCAAAATACTTAACgacagaaaaatatttatctatttcAATTGATTAGATAAAGGTAATTATTTAAACTTGTGAAATGATAGATTTTTAAGTTTACTTTCCTTCATGTATTTTTAGCCCAGATTGGTATCTTCTATCTGATCTACTACTCATGCCTTTCCGCTTTCTTCGCTGGGATGATGGCCATCTTCTACCAGACCTTGGACTGGAACTACCCCAGACTTCAGGGACCTGATACCCTTCTCAAACAAAACCCAGGTGAGGCATTTACTTCATTTTAGATTTTTGTATGGCTGAATATGCATCCTTAGCATTTATATCATTTGACATTTAGGTGTAATTCTGAAAGTAATATAAATTGATCATAGGCTTTAATGGCCTACACAATTACTCATTTTAGAATGTATGCAGAAATAACCTGCATTTACCATTTGTATGTGAGATTGAAACTATTGCACTCACTCTGTTTACAGGTATTGGATTCCGTCCCATTCCTGATGTGCAGTCTACTTTAGTCAGATTTGTTAAGGCTGATGCCTCCACATACTCTCCATACACCGACCACATCCAGGCTTTCCTCGAATGTAAGTATAAGGATCTTATGCCAGGAACATGGACCATAACAAAATAGATCACAAATTACGTCTTTACATAAGGTGCCCCTGTTTTACTACATAGAGTTATCATAGGATCATGGTGTATTCTGAATAAGCATTTGTTTCAAAACTGCCATTTTGGCTTGTCTTGACTACTATCACACTATTTATTTGctctaaaaaagaaattgtaaaacTAGAATTAAGATTGATAACACTAGGAGTTCTGTTGAGTATCGATTTGAGTGTACTCATGTTACTTTGTTTAACTTTCAGACTACGAGAACCAGAACCTGAACCCCCAGGACGGAGGTACCGTGGCCGACTGTGACTCAGTGACTGGGCGCCGCCCAGAGAAGGACTGGGACAAGCCCTGCCGATTTGATCTGACCGCCAACCTGGGAGCTGATTGTGTCAAACAACAGACCTTTGGCTTTGACGATGGAATGCCATGTATTTTGCTGAAGCTCAACAAGGTATAATcttattcataaatataaaatagttCATGCAAAGAATGATCTTATGTGATACTTAGATTGTTGGAGCTATGAGATATTTGACTTAAAAGACTTTCCTATTTATGTAATATAGCTTTAAAAAAACGCAACtgacaatgttttattttattgtcaaaaaaTGTATGATTCATGGATTATTTATGCACATCCTTCCTTTGTTCTTTCTAAGAAAAAAGGTTAAAATAAAGGCTAATTTTGATATCATGCTACTAAGAATACAATGTGATAGAAagttttttcattttacataccCTTAGCTGCAATTTTGTAGCTGCTGGTATTTCTATTGTTGTAGCTGTTGATTGTTCGAGTTTTACATTGGCCGTATTTTTTATTCTGATAGATCTTTGACTGGCAACCCGAGTCCTTCACCAATGACACAGTACCCGCGGAGGTAGCTGATCTGTGGGAGCCTTACCATGTCACCATCAAGTGTGAGGGAGAGGTCAGTATAACACACAAATATACAGTCCATTTATTGATTCATTTCTCCCATATAGCAGTTGCGTGTCTTTATTAGCCTTCAAATTTTATAACGTGAAAATAATTGGCTTGTGTTATACAGAACCCCGCTGACAAGGACAACATCGGACCCATTGAGTACTACCCACAGGGAGGATTCCACTTCAAATATTTCCCATTCCGTAACCAGCAAGCTTACCGCTCCCCATTGGTGATGGCCAGATTCATCAGGCCCCACCCAGGTGTTCTCGTCATGGTTCAATGCAAAGCTTACGCCAGGAACATCCGGCACAGCCAGCTGGAGAAAGCCGGAATGGTCCACTTTGAATTGATGGTGGATTAACCGAATGAACTCTTTTTAGTctactttttataattttcactaCAAACGTTGTTGCAAGGGTGGCTTTTCACAAACACATTAGaatatctttataaaaggaCCCTTTACCTGAAGGTAAATGAGAGACAGTGAGACAAATGATAGAAGGCCACAAGGAAAAATAAGTTTGTATTTCTTTCTTTACCAAATTTTAAAGTGGTTGCTGCTATTCaaccaataaatgtataactgagactttcaaatttttctagatttaaaattgtgtttgattttattttgtaaattatgGGGGcatttttgtgagaaaaaaatatggttcttTGATAAGTgatgctaattttttttatattggcTATTTAAATAGCTACCCTAAATATGCCAGATATGAAAATCTTTAGTGATCTTTGATATGTTGATATACATTTGTTACATTCCTTAAAAGGACACTTATCTATTATCGGGTATATAGCCAGAATAagcattgtatatatatatttctttttatgtgtACATATTGGTTAAATTTCAGAAATTGGGATATCAGTGGTTGCTTTGAAAGATACAATTGTACAACTTGATGATGTAGGATTGCAATGTAAAATGGAGATTATTTGTTATTGATATGCTCTAAATCTGTTAGATTGGAAATCTCAGTTCATTGGTATTCATGAATTGCCATCACATCACATCTTTTGCATTATAGAACTTAGTTTTAACCAtttgtgtacatatttttttttttttgcctttttatgtTGGAATgcaaggattttttttctacagtgaGAAAAGTTGAACGTGTGCAATTTacagtttcaaatatttttttgttaatatagtTTATATGCAAAACACTAGTAGTATGTTAGATTTAGGGATTATTTGAGGGTGGGTAACACTCTAATTTTGCCAGCTATAGATTCTAAtgataacatacatgtataacttggTGTACCATCTTGACCTGTCACATGTTTTCCGTCCCAGAACTAGAGGCTTGTTTTGGTACCGTTAGCATTTTGACAGGGTATGTCAAATGATAAAATAAGGCCATCACAAATAATGTGGaacaaaccaaaaattaaatttaagatCAATTATTGTAGGACTCGGGAAATGTAAAGcttaaaaatgacaaataaataaaggaTCTGAAATTTGTTGTGCCATGTTTATTTACTTGTGTTTGTGTTGAGACgtcaaaaaaaaatggaaagagttgtctttcttgatGTTTCTCTAAAACTGCATTGGTGGATCAATATTTAGACTTTGGGAAAGAAATTCCTCTTTCTTTGCCTTGGAGATATCATGAGTTGAAATCTGTCAGGTATATTTTGACAATGTGACTGttcttcaatttattttatttggcaTTATAATGGATCCTGAACTGATGTCGGcccattctctctctctctctctctctctctctctctctctctcattttttgCTACCTTAAATTAGTTATCATTTcttggcgggggggggggggagggggggggtaaGCTCGAcacattttaataatatg
This is a stretch of genomic DNA from Crassostrea angulata isolate pt1a10 chromosome 4, ASM2561291v2, whole genome shotgun sequence. It encodes these proteins:
- the LOC128181389 gene encoding probable sodium/potassium-transporting ATPase subunit beta-3, producing the protein MASSASTGVETAATVSPSNPSLRQRVNDFCTFLYNSEEGSVLGRTGKSWAQIGIFYLIYYSCLSAFFAGMMAIFYQTLDWNYPRLQGPDTLLKQNPGIGFRPIPDVQSTLVRFVKADASTYSPYTDHIQAFLEYYENQNLNPQDGGTVADCDSVTGRRPEKDWDKPCRFDLTANLGADCVKQQTFGFDDGMPCILLKLNKIFDWQPESFTNDTVPAEVADLWEPYHVTIKCEGENPADKDNIGPIEYYPQGGFHFKYFPFRNQQAYRSPLVMARFIRPHPGVLVMVQCKAYARNIRHSQLEKAGMVHFELMVD